One segment of Bradyrhizobium sp. CB2312 DNA contains the following:
- a CDS encoding NAD(P)-dependent oxidoreductase: MTRVAFIGLGRMGHGMAGRYLDAGFTVTLWNRSKAKAEDLIARGALWATSPEDAAIDADAVVTMVADDEASRAVWLGPEGAAKTAKAGTIAIECSTVSYDHAREMGRELNARGLIYIDCPVTGLPDAAAVGKLTLLVGADAADLERARPFLEPIGSTIRHFGAVGSGTVYKLINNLMGAIQIAGLAEGLAIAEQAGLDMNLVLDSIQAGVAASPQVQRHSRRMVARDFSGATFTAALRHKDAAYAVRLAESLLADKPLVSRAAVESYAQAKAAMPDDDEGRMIELVSRPKKPS; this comes from the coding sequence ATGACCCGCGTCGCCTTCATCGGGCTTGGGCGGATGGGCCATGGCATGGCCGGCCGCTATCTCGATGCCGGCTTCACGGTGACGCTGTGGAACCGCAGCAAGGCCAAGGCGGAGGACCTGATCGCGCGCGGCGCGCTCTGGGCGACCTCGCCCGAGGATGCTGCGATCGATGCCGACGCGGTCGTGACCATGGTTGCCGATGACGAAGCCTCGCGCGCGGTCTGGCTCGGGCCTGAAGGCGCGGCGAAGACGGCGAAGGCCGGCACCATCGCGATCGAATGCTCCACCGTCTCCTATGACCACGCCCGCGAGATGGGCCGCGAGCTGAATGCGCGCGGGCTGATCTACATCGATTGCCCCGTGACGGGATTGCCGGACGCGGCGGCCGTCGGGAAGCTGACGTTGCTTGTCGGTGCGGATGCGGCTGATCTCGAACGCGCGCGGCCGTTCCTCGAACCGATCGGCTCGACCATCCGTCATTTCGGCGCGGTCGGCTCCGGCACGGTCTACAAGCTGATCAACAATCTCATGGGCGCGATCCAGATCGCCGGGCTCGCAGAAGGGCTGGCGATCGCCGAGCAGGCCGGGCTCGACATGAACCTCGTGCTGGACTCGATCCAGGCGGGCGTCGCCGCGAGCCCGCAGGTGCAGCGCCACTCCAGGCGCATGGTCGCCCGCGATTTCAGCGGCGCGACGTTTACGGCGGCGCTTCGGCACAAGGATGCAGCCTACGCGGTGAGGCTCGCGGAAAGCCTGCTTGCCGACAAGCCGCTCGTGTCACGCGCCGCGGTCGAGTCCTACGCGCAGGCGAAGGCCGCGATGCCTGATGACGACGAGGGCAGGATGATCGAGCTGGTGTCGCGTCCGAAGAAGCCGTCCTAG
- a CDS encoding peptidoglycan DD-metalloendopeptidase family protein — MSKSSAQYSQYPQHHPHDHGRAFQRRPAAAVAAAIPLPATDDAYTIVHHGKQVRLGPVVFWIVVGTVVLLGLWSAATATYFAFRDDVLTRLIARQAEMQYAYEDRIAELRAKVDRTTSRQLLDQEQFDQKLDQIMKRQTALESRATALGAMPDVTGSIPRSAPQRGDAGQSSTQGTSKPSPISDTVIFVAPPDREARLESRAPTVATAPTSQFAKNQGFDNVLVRLTSSLDQVERRQMAALSAVEDGMDSRMRRMRGVVSDLGLNLANLEAAVPRSAMGGPFVPVKLTGNAGPFEKQLSRINTTRAEMDRLNRTLALVPYRKPVIGEVEFTSGFGVRSDPFLGRPAMHTGLDFRAATGDPVRATAYGKVVSAGWSGGYGRMIEVDHGNGLSTRYGHLSEISVKVGEIVKIGQVVGLVGSTGRSTGPHLHYETRIDGEAVDPQKFLRAGVRLSAG; from the coding sequence ATGTCGAAAAGTTCTGCCCAATACTCGCAGTACCCCCAGCATCATCCTCACGACCACGGACGGGCCTTCCAGCGCCGTCCCGCCGCCGCAGTGGCGGCGGCGATTCCGCTTCCCGCGACCGACGACGCCTACACCATCGTGCATCACGGCAAGCAGGTCCGGCTCGGGCCCGTGGTGTTCTGGATTGTCGTCGGTACCGTTGTGCTGCTCGGCCTGTGGTCGGCGGCAACCGCCACCTATTTTGCGTTTCGCGACGACGTCCTGACCCGTCTGATCGCCCGCCAGGCCGAGATGCAATACGCCTATGAGGACCGCATCGCCGAGCTGCGCGCCAAGGTCGACCGCACCACCAGTCGGCAATTGCTCGACCAGGAACAGTTCGACCAAAAGCTCGACCAGATCATGAAGCGCCAGACGGCGCTGGAGTCCCGTGCAACGGCGCTCGGCGCCATGCCCGACGTGACCGGATCGATCCCGCGCTCGGCGCCGCAGCGCGGCGATGCCGGTCAGAGCTCGACGCAGGGCACATCCAAACCCTCGCCGATCAGCGACACCGTGATCTTCGTGGCGCCGCCTGATCGCGAGGCGCGGCTCGAGTCGCGCGCGCCGACCGTGGCGACCGCGCCGACCAGCCAGTTCGCCAAGAACCAGGGCTTTGACAACGTCCTGGTCCGGCTCACGAGCTCTCTCGACCAGGTCGAGCGTCGCCAGATGGCGGCGCTCAGCGCGGTCGAGGACGGCATGGATTCGCGGATGCGCCGGATGCGCGGCGTGGTCAGCGATCTCGGTTTGAACCTCGCCAATCTCGAAGCCGCCGTGCCGCGCTCCGCGATGGGCGGGCCCTTCGTACCCGTCAAACTGACCGGCAATGCCGGGCCGTTCGAGAAGCAGCTCTCTCGCATCAACACCACCCGCGCCGAGATGGACCGGCTCAATCGCACGCTGGCGCTGGTGCCCTATCGCAAGCCCGTCATCGGCGAGGTCGAATTCACCTCCGGCTTCGGCGTGCGCAGCGATCCCTTCCTCGGCCGACCCGCGATGCATACCGGGCTCGACTTCCGCGCCGCGACGGGCGATCCCGTCCGCGCCACCGCCTATGGCAAGGTGGTCTCCGCCGGCTGGTCCGGCGGTTATGGCCGCATGATCGAGGTCGATCACGGCAATGGGCTTTCGACCCGCTACGGCCATCTCTCCGAGATCAGCGTCAAGGTCGGCGAGATCGTCAAGATCGGCCAGGTCGTCGGTCTCGTCGGCTCGACCGGCCGTTCCACCGGTCCGCATCTGCATTACGAAACCCGCATCGACGGCGAAGCGGTCGACCCGCAGAAATTCCTGCGCGCCGGCGTGCGCCTCAGCGCGGGCTAA
- a CDS encoding peroxiredoxin gives MSKKSRKKSSKTPSGSPTAKKKTLKTRASSQTKLAKTRRAPASKSTASIAKTASHGAASKQLNSSRSAAAAKVALAEGAKAPAFRLPRDGGDVVTLSDYAGSKLVLFFYPRADTPGCTREAIDFTRLADDFAKAGTAVLGISADPLKAQEKFRDKHKLGVPLISDERHEMLEAYGAWGEKSMYGKSFLGILRTTILVGSDGKIVRIWRNVRVDGHADQVLEAARSL, from the coding sequence ATGTCCAAGAAATCCCGAAAGAAATCGTCCAAAACGCCCTCCGGCAGTCCGACGGCCAAAAAGAAGACCCTGAAAACGCGGGCATCTAGTCAAACAAAGCTCGCCAAAACCCGGCGGGCACCGGCCAGCAAATCAACCGCGAGCATAGCAAAGACAGCATCGCATGGGGCCGCATCGAAACAGTTAAATTCCTCCAGATCGGCCGCGGCGGCGAAGGTGGCCCTGGCAGAGGGCGCGAAAGCCCCCGCCTTCCGCCTGCCCCGCGACGGCGGCGATGTGGTCACGCTGTCCGACTATGCCGGCAGCAAGCTCGTCCTGTTCTTCTACCCCCGCGCCGACACGCCCGGCTGCACCAGGGAGGCGATCGACTTCACCCGGCTTGCCGACGACTTCGCCAAGGCGGGCACGGCCGTGCTCGGCATCTCCGCCGATCCGTTAAAGGCCCAGGAGAAGTTCCGCGACAAGCACAAGCTCGGCGTTCCTCTCATCTCGGATGAGAGGCACGAGATGCTCGAGGCCTATGGCGCCTGGGGCGAAAAATCCATGTATGGCAAGAGCTTCCTCGGAATTCTTCGGACCACGATTTTGGTCGGGAGCGACGGCAAGATCGTCAGGATCTGGCGCAATGTCCGGGTCGACGGCCATGCCGATCAGGTGCTCGAAGCGGCAAGAAGTCTTTAA
- a CDS encoding DMT family transporter has product MGQPRSERGLGIALVIAAAVAWSTAPFFTRLLPFDPWTILFWRGVFAGSLISVFLVVMQGRAALWQLVVPGRGGLLVASLSTIGMVSFIPALQMTKVMNVAVLIATQPFVAAALAWLWLGEAATWRTLIASLIAFAGVVITVGGVQAGADIGGLALSCLMVIAISAMTVVVRRHRETSMVAAAALSNFLGSLVSLPFAHDIAHVGSNGLAILAMFGCLQVALGLTFYMLGSRLLPSGQASLIATLETPLMPFWIWAAFREVPAVHALIGGALVIGAVVADIAGDARTRRTS; this is encoded by the coding sequence ATGGGGCAGCCTCGATCAGAACGCGGTCTCGGCATTGCCCTCGTCATCGCTGCTGCGGTTGCCTGGAGCACGGCACCATTCTTCACCCGCCTGCTGCCGTTCGATCCCTGGACCATCCTGTTCTGGCGCGGCGTGTTCGCGGGCAGCCTGATCAGCGTGTTTCTCGTCGTCATGCAGGGCCGCGCGGCTCTGTGGCAATTGGTGGTGCCGGGGAGGGGTGGTTTGCTCGTCGCCTCCTTGTCCACCATCGGCATGGTCTCGTTCATCCCCGCACTTCAGATGACCAAGGTGATGAATGTCGCGGTGCTGATCGCAACCCAGCCCTTTGTCGCCGCCGCGCTGGCGTGGCTGTGGCTCGGCGAAGCCGCGACGTGGCGCACGCTCATTGCGAGCCTGATCGCCTTTGCCGGCGTCGTCATCACGGTCGGCGGCGTGCAAGCCGGCGCTGATATTGGCGGCCTGGCCCTGAGCTGCCTGATGGTGATCGCCATCTCCGCCATGACGGTGGTGGTCCGGCGCCACCGCGAGACGTCGATGGTGGCGGCGGCTGCGCTTTCGAACTTCCTGGGAAGCCTCGTCAGCCTGCCGTTCGCCCACGACATCGCCCATGTCGGCAGCAACGGCCTTGCGATCCTCGCGATGTTCGGGTGCCTCCAGGTCGCGCTCGGCCTGACCTTCTACATGCTCGGCTCGCGCCTCTTGCCGTCAGGGCAAGCCTCGCTGATCGCGACTCTGGAAACGCCGCTGATGCCGTTCTGGATCTGGGCTGCGTTTCGCGAAGTGCCGGCCGTGCACGCGCTCATTGGCGGAGCTTTGGTGATCGGCGCGGTGGTCGCCGACATCGCCGGCGATGCCCGGACGCGACGGACCTCATAA
- a CDS encoding ABC transporter substrate-binding protein, with the protein MPGRRENLAALAILVAGVIAATPASAQKKYDPGASDTEIKIGNIMPYSGPASSYGVIGKTEAAFFKMINEQGGINGRKVNFISYDDAYSPPKAIEQARKLVESDEVLLIFQPLGTPSNSAIMKYMNAKKVPQLFVASGGTKFGDPKNFPWTMGFQPNYQSEGRIYAKYIRDHFPKSKIAVFWQNDDAGKDQFKGLKDGLGDKAGMIIADKSYEVSDPSIDSQIVALHDSGADIFFSWAAPKGSAQAIRKVGELGWKPKFFLANTATSVASVLKPAGLEYSKDIISTVYLKDPTDPTWDKDPAVVNWRAFMDKYYADGDKANANNVYGYVQAEAMAQVLKQCGDNLTRENVMKQAANLKDFHTDLMLPGIMVNTSPDDYFPIEQMQLMRFNGQAWELFGEVITGEVGHERSQ; encoded by the coding sequence ATGCCGGGTCGTCGCGAAAACCTTGCTGCCCTCGCCATTCTCGTTGCCGGCGTGATCGCCGCGACACCGGCCTCGGCGCAGAAGAAATACGATCCCGGCGCCAGCGACACCGAAATCAAGATCGGCAACATCATGCCCTATAGCGGGCCGGCGTCGTCCTATGGGGTGATCGGCAAGACCGAAGCCGCATTCTTCAAGATGATCAACGAGCAGGGCGGCATCAACGGCCGCAAGGTCAACTTCATCAGCTATGACGACGCCTATTCGCCGCCGAAGGCGATCGAGCAGGCGCGCAAGCTGGTCGAGAGCGATGAGGTGCTGTTGATCTTCCAGCCGCTCGGCACGCCCTCCAATTCCGCGATCATGAAATACATGAATGCGAAGAAGGTGCCGCAGCTGTTCGTCGCCTCGGGCGGCACCAAATTCGGCGATCCCAAGAACTTCCCCTGGACCATGGGCTTCCAGCCCAACTACCAGAGCGAGGGGAGGATCTACGCAAAATACATCCGCGACCATTTTCCGAAGAGCAAGATCGCGGTGTTCTGGCAGAACGACGATGCCGGCAAGGACCAGTTCAAGGGCCTGAAGGACGGGCTCGGTGACAAGGCCGGCATGATCATCGCCGACAAATCCTACGAGGTGAGCGATCCCTCGATCGACTCGCAGATCGTGGCCCTGCACGATTCCGGCGCCGACATCTTCTTCTCATGGGCCGCGCCGAAAGGTTCGGCACAGGCGATCCGGAAAGTGGGCGAGCTCGGCTGGAAGCCGAAATTCTTCCTGGCCAACACTGCGACCTCGGTCGCATCGGTGCTGAAGCCGGCCGGGCTGGAGTATTCCAAGGACATCATCTCGACGGTCTATCTGAAGGATCCGACCGATCCGACCTGGGACAAGGATCCCGCCGTGGTGAACTGGCGCGCGTTCATGGACAAGTATTACGCCGATGGCGACAAGGCCAATGCCAACAACGTCTATGGCTATGTGCAGGCCGAGGCGATGGCGCAGGTGCTGAAGCAGTGCGGCGACAATCTCACGCGCGAGAACGTCATGAAGCAGGCCGCGAACCTGAAGGATTTTCACACCGACCTGATGCTGCCGGGCATCATGGTCAACACCTCGCCGGACGATTATTTCCCGATCGAGCAGATGCAGCTGATGCGCTTCAACGGGCAGGCCTGGGAGCTGTTCGGCGAGGTCATCACCGGCGAGGTCGGCCACGAGCGCAGCCAGTAG
- a CDS encoding DMT family transporter: MPPNDNRIDARDWSLLAVLSILWGGSFFFNGAALRELPPLTLVFLRVALGAAILLPLLRMQGISFPKDTAGWKPFIAIGLLNNVIPFSLIVIGQTFIPSGLASILNATTPLFTVIVMAAAGEEALQMRRVAGVALGVVGVVILRGWGIETRPGQGLGILLCLAGALSYGFAALAARRLLKDSPPLGTATFQLMASTVMMAVVAGAVEQPWHLAMPGVATWLAILGLAALSTALAYIVFFQIIQRSGATNVMLVTLLIPVTAILLGWLVLGEPISAREIAGAIIIGSALLVIDGRALGLLRHIA; this comes from the coding sequence ATGCCCCCGAACGACAACCGGATCGACGCGCGAGACTGGTCGCTGCTCGCAGTGCTCTCGATCCTCTGGGGCGGCTCGTTCTTCTTCAACGGCGCGGCGCTGCGGGAGTTGCCGCCGCTGACGCTGGTGTTTTTGCGCGTCGCGCTTGGGGCAGCCATTCTGCTGCCACTCCTTCGCATGCAGGGCATCAGTTTTCCCAAGGACACCGCCGGCTGGAAGCCGTTCATCGCGATCGGGCTGCTCAACAATGTCATTCCGTTCTCGCTGATCGTGATTGGCCAGACCTTCATTCCGAGCGGACTCGCCTCGATCCTGAATGCCACGACGCCGCTATTCACGGTGATCGTGATGGCAGCGGCCGGCGAGGAGGCCTTGCAGATGCGACGGGTGGCCGGCGTGGCGCTGGGCGTCGTCGGAGTGGTCATCCTGCGCGGATGGGGCATCGAGACGAGACCGGGGCAGGGGCTCGGCATCCTGCTTTGCCTCGCAGGTGCCCTCAGTTACGGCTTCGCGGCGCTGGCGGCGCGGCGGCTGCTCAAGGACTCGCCGCCGCTTGGAACGGCGACGTTTCAGCTGATGGCGTCCACGGTGATGATGGCGGTCGTTGCCGGCGCGGTGGAGCAGCCATGGCATCTGGCAATGCCGGGCGTCGCGACCTGGCTGGCGATTCTTGGTCTCGCCGCGCTTTCAACGGCGCTCGCTTACATTGTCTTCTTTCAAATCATTCAGCGCTCGGGGGCAACCAATGTGATGCTGGTGACGCTGCTCATTCCCGTCACCGCCATCCTGCTGGGATGGCTGGTGCTGGGCGAGCCGATCTCTGCGCGGGAGATCGCGGGCGCGATCATCATCGGCAGCGCGTTGCTGGTGATTGACGGACGCGCGCTCGGCCTGCTGCGTCATATCGCTTAA
- the prfB gene encoding peptide chain release factor 2 (programmed frameshift), whose translation MRAEIERLVEEIKQSVGLLRRHLDVEKSTARLAELNKLAEDPNLWNDPQKAQKLMQERTSLEDSLSGIGKVEQELEDDIGMIELGEAEGDDGVVAEAEAALKNLKKEVARRELEALLSGEADRFDSYLEVHAGAGGTESQDWAQMLLRMYTRWADTHGFKVEVLEESEGEEAGIKSATIQVSGHNAYGWLKTEAGVHRLVRISPFDSNARRHTSFSSVQVFPVIDDSIKIDIKESDVRVDTMRSGGAGGQHVNKTESAVRLTHIPTGVAVVCQAGRSQHKNRAQAWDMLRARLYEIELKKREEKAAADQAAKTDIGWGHQIRSYVLQPYQMVKDLRTGVQTSDTSGVLGGDLDEFMAATLAQRAFGTTSGEIEDVD comes from the exons ATGCGCGCCGAAATCGAACGGTTGGTAGAAGAGATCAAGCAGTCAGTCGGGCTGCTGAGGAGGCATCTT GACGTCGAGAAATCGACGGCGCGCCTCGCTGAGCTGAACAAGCTCGCAGAAGATCCCAACCTCTGGAACGATCCCCAGAAAGCCCAGAAGCTGATGCAGGAGCGCACCTCGCTTGAGGATTCGCTCTCGGGCATCGGCAAGGTCGAGCAGGAGCTCGAAGACGACATCGGCATGATCGAGCTCGGCGAGGCCGAGGGCGATGACGGCGTCGTGGCCGAGGCCGAAGCGGCGCTGAAGAACCTCAAGAAGGAAGTCGCACGGCGCGAGCTCGAGGCGCTGCTCTCGGGCGAGGCCGACCGCTTCGATTCCTATCTCGAGGTCCATGCCGGCGCCGGCGGCACCGAGAGCCAGGACTGGGCGCAGATGCTGCTGCGCATGTACACGCGCTGGGCCGACACCCACGGCTTCAAGGTCGAGGTGTTGGAGGAGTCCGAGGGCGAAGAGGCCGGCATCAAGTCCGCGACCATCCAGGTCTCCGGCCACAACGCCTATGGCTGGCTGAAGACGGAAGCCGGCGTGCACCGCCTCGTGCGCATCTCGCCGTTCGATTCCAACGCGCGGCGGCACACCTCGTTTTCGAGCGTGCAGGTGTTTCCCGTCATCGACGACAGCATCAAGATCGACATCAAGGAATCCGACGTCCGCGTCGACACCATGCGCTCGGGCGGCGCCGGCGGCCAGCACGTCAACAAGACCGAATCCGCGGTGCGCCTGACGCACATTCCGACCGGCGTCGCCGTGGTCTGCCAGGCCGGCCGCTCCCAGCACAAGAACCGTGCGCAGGCCTGGGACATGCTGCGCGCCCGCCTTTATGAAATCGAGCTGAAGAAGCGCGAGGAGAAGGCCGCCGCCGACCAAGCCGCCAAGACCGACATCGGCTGGGGTCACCAGATCCGCTCCTACGTGCTCCAGCCCTACCAGATGGTGAAGGACCTGCGCACGGGCGTGCAGACCTCCGACACATCGGGCGTGCTCGGCGGCGATCTCGACGAGTTCATGGCCGCGACGCTGGCGCAGCGCGCCTTCGGCACCACGAGCGGCGAAATCGAGGACGTGGATTAG